One window of Oryza brachyantha chromosome 12, ObraRS2, whole genome shotgun sequence genomic DNA carries:
- the LOC102711933 gene encoding neural Wiskott-Aldrich syndrome protein-like, with product MDLHHAGRSAPPHEAALRAVQKPPSKPWRGAPSSGPPPPPKVYRVEPREFRELVQRLTGAPAPPPPRQAQSVSVAPMQPLPLRPGAEEAQLYAPWCGFPMPMAEPLDAAHGALI from the coding sequence ATGGACCTGCACCACGCCGGACGCTCGGCCCCGCCGCACGAGGCGGCGCTCAGGGCGGTGCAGAAGCCGCCGTCCAAGCCTTGGCGCGGGGCTCCGTCGTcagggccgccgccgccgcccaaggTGTACCGCGTCGAGCCGAGGGAGTTCAGGGAGCTCGTccagaggctcaccggcgccccggcgcccccgccgccccggcAGGCCCAGTCCGTGTCCGTCGCGCCGATGCAGCCACTGCCCTTGCGCCCCGGTGCCGAGGAGGCGCAGCTCTACGCGCCGTGGTGCGGCTTCCCCATGCCCATGGCCGAGCCGCTCGACGCCGCCCATGGCGCCCTCATATGA